In Vicia villosa cultivar HV-30 ecotype Madison, WI unplaced genomic scaffold, Vvil1.0 ctg.000370F_1_1, whole genome shotgun sequence, a single window of DNA contains:
- the LOC131627593 gene encoding vacuolar-sorting receptor 7-like, with the protein MKFSYSHTFELFLFLILFFLQIHGHIVLEENSITVLSPNDLRGKRNGAIGSFGMPSYGEPIIGSLVSPKDSYGCGVFEGGKPFKYRSYHPTIVLLNRGGCSFSLKVYHAQKAGAAAVLIMDVIDEPLMLMGSHRERDDSKRLNGKILIPYVLIQLSFGKSLKNYLNKQEQVLLKIDQSTNIFSTPPPIDRIVPNEDIPSPVKPENPTPNNSKKDHVKAILEKCLIALASMVGAFVLKIIYYLLSAVLRKCLERVAPATAAAIHLPEVAIDLPEVKLDIDV; encoded by the exons ATGAAATTTTCATATAGCCATACCTTTGAGTTATTTCTTTTCTTAATCTTGTTCTTTCTCCAAATTCATGGTCACATTGTGCTAGAAGAAAACAGCATCACAGTACTATCACCAAATGATCTAAGAGGTAAAAGAAATGGTGCCATAGGAAGCTTTGGAATGCCAAGTTATGGAGAGCCTATCATAGGATCACTCGTTTCACCGAAAGATTCTTATGGATGCGGAGTATTTGAAGGCGGTAAACCTTTTAAATATAGGTCTTATCATCCGACAATCGTACTTCTTAATCGTGGAG GGTGTTCTTTTTCTTTGAAGGTGTATCATGCCCAAAAAGCAGGAGCTGCAGCAGTTTTAATCATGGATGTTATTGATGAGCCACTAATGCTCATGGGTTCACACAGGGAGAGAGATGATTCCAAGAGACTCAATGGAAAGATTTTAATTCCATATGTTTTAATTCAATTGTCCTTTGGAAAGTCATTGAAGAATTATCTAAACAAGCAAGAGCAAGTTTTGCTTAAGATTGACCAATCAACCAATATATTTTCTACCCCTCCACCGATAGATCGTATAGTTCCAAATGAAGATATTCCCTCACCTGTAAAACCCGAAAATCCTACCCCTAACAACTCCAAAAAAGACCATGTAAAAGCCATACTCGAAAAATGTTTGATAGCTCTCGCTAGCATGGTTGGAGCGTTTGtccttaaaataatatattacttaCTTTCAGCAGTTCTTCGTAAGTGTTTAGAGAGAGTAGCACCCGCAACAGCAGCCGCCATACATCTACCGGAGGTAGCCATAGATCTACCGGAGGTGAAGCTGGACATCGATGTTTAG